The DNA region GTAGCAGTAGCCATGCTGGTTTTAGCTTTTACGGCGCCCGCCTGGGCGGAGACTTCCGCAGCCGCGGGGGGACATCCGGTCAAGGCTTCGCTGGACAGCTATTTCACGGCGGCGAGCGATAACTTCCAAACAAACAAGGTGCTTGCCGTGAAAGACATCCGCGCCGCGTCCACCATCCTGAAGATGGATGCCACAAAGGCGACGGGAACGAGCAAAGACGAAGTCAACACCTCGATCCAGGCGCTCGACAAGCTTCAGGCGGATGTTCAAAAGGGCGCGGTTACCGACAAACAGCAGCTCGAGCAGGTCTTCGCGAAGGCCCGCGAAGCGCACCAGCACGTCAGTAAGAGTTAACGCTGGGCGAAGCCATCTGCTTTGCTGCAAAGGGGGCAGTCCGGGGGGGCTGCCCCCTTATTTTTTTTGTTTGCCTTGAACCCCGCGCCGGCCGAAAGTAAAATTGAAACGGCCGCGATGCCGGTGAATAAACCGGCCTTTTCTCCGTCCTACCCAGGACGGAAAGCGGGGAGGAGAGCGATGCAAAAGAAACAGATCCTGTTGCTGGGCTTGATCTTACTTGCCATGGCCGCATCGAGCTGGGCGGCGGGCAAAAAGCCTTCGGCCCCGGAAACCGCCCCAGCCAGTGAGCCTGCCGTGAAGGTCCAGAAAAGCGACGAACAGTGGCGCAAAGAACTGACTCCGGAGCAGTACCGCGTCATGCGGGAAAAGGGGACGGAGCTGGCTTTCACCGGAGAGTACGTCCACAATCACGAGAACGGCGTCTATCAATGCGCGGCCTGCGGCGCCAAGCTGTTTGATTCCAAAGCGAAATTTGATTCCGGTTCGGGCTGGCCGAGTTTCGACAAAGCGGCCGGGGCTCAGAGCGTGGCATACCGCGTCGACACAAGCGACGGCATGAAGCGCACCGAGATTTATTGCCCCGTCTGCGGCGCCCATCTCGGCCACGTTTTCGACGACGGTCCGACTTCCACCGGAAAACGCTACTGCGTCAATTCCGCCTCCCTGAAATTTTGTCCGATCAAAAAGGCCGAAGAAGAAGCCGCGGCCGCAGCGGCGGCCAAAGCGGCCGAACCCGCCGCTCCTCCCGCCGCGGAAGCCCACTAAACATTTCCCGAAGCGGCGTCATGATACAGCAGAAGCCTGCCGCCTTCCGGATCGCAGACCCAGACATGGCCCTCCGAATCGCTCGCCGAGCAGTGGGCATGCGCCGCGGTTTTGATTTCGCGGATCAGCTTTAGCGTCCCGTCTTTCGAAACTTCCACGATGCCCAGCGTGGCGCTTTTTCCTCCGGGCAAATAGAGATGCTTGAGGACGGGGTTGTAGCTGATGACATCCGGCCCCGCGCCCGCGCTCACGCTTCCGAGCAGCTTTCCGTTTTGATTCAGATCGAGCACGGTGGCTTTGCCTTCGGCGCAGCCCGTCATTAAAAATCCCCAGGCTTCGTCAAGAGCCAAACAGCGCGAGGCGCGGCAGCCGTTCGTCCACTCGCCCGAAATTTCGCGGGCATGAACATCGATCGCGGCCGTTTTTCCTTTCCAGAGATTGGTGAAGGCGCGATCGCGTTCGGCGCTGTAGAGCAGGCCCTCCGGACCGCCGGGCACGGAAATAAAACCGGAATGGACGGGCGCGGCCGCTGGGCCGGGAGAAAGGCTGAAAATTTCGATCTGGTCTTCCCCGGGCTCGGTGACCCAGATTTCATGCGTGGAGGAGATGAAGCGGACGTAATCCGGATTGGCGGCGAGGGCGGCGGAAGAGACGATTTTTTTCAGCGAAGGATCGATGACGTGCAGAAGCCGGGTGGTGCGGTCCGTGACGAAAAGGAGCGAGCCGCCTTCCGCCGCCGACGTGATGCCTTGTCCGTGCCCGCCGGTGTAAGCGTCCCGCGAGCTGAAGCCGCCGATCGAAGCGGCTTCCTGCGACGCGGGATCGACGAGATAAAGGCT from Verrucomicrobiia bacterium includes:
- the msrB gene encoding peptide-methionine (R)-S-oxide reductase MsrB; this encodes MQKKQILLLGLILLAMAASSWAAGKKPSAPETAPASEPAVKVQKSDEQWRKELTPEQYRVMREKGTELAFTGEYVHNHENGVYQCAACGAKLFDSKAKFDSGSGWPSFDKAAGAQSVAYRVDTSDGMKRTEIYCPVCGAHLGHVFDDGPTSTGKRYCVNSASLKFCPIKKAEEEAAAAAAAKAAEPAAPPAAEAH